A segment of the Bacillota bacterium genome:
CGGTGCAGTGGCGAGCCATGAGCCTCATGTGTTTCGCGTACGGCGAGTTCTGCATGCTGGGCTCATTCGCCTCGATGATATTCACCCTGGACGTCGGCTTGCCGTTCTGGGTCAGCTTCTTCCTTTCCATCCTGCTGGTCGGCATGCTCGG
Coding sequences within it:
- a CDS encoding branched-chain amino acid ABC transporter permease; amino-acid sequence: MQLFAQQMVFGILIGTLYSLCALGVTVQWRAMSLMCFAYGEFCMLGSFASMIFTLDVGLPFWVSFFLSILLVGMLG